Proteins encoded by one window of Akkermansia muciniphila ATCC BAA-835:
- a CDS encoding 3'-5' exoribonuclease YhaM family protein, whose translation MEQVSLMELGKLAAEGQLEAEVFAQIAQCAQKMTKGNKPYLDVSFADAEGTMGLKVWEDKPWFRTLASLPLRSFVSLRGQWAKGGFGMEVSDLDVRLLDEREKESFLAGSGTLKKKQEADLKEICVLIKGMNDPRIRALCIEFIEQFGERLQRAAAARTYHHARRGGLVEHVAGMMRTASAVCQANPGLNRDLLLAGCLFHDCGKLWENCYPKEDFTMPYSEAGELLGHIPLGIELVNNLWKRIMSLPEADSWKTLDPPSPDVRMHLLHLIASHHGELAFGSPVFPKTPEAVALHYIDNLDAKLEMFRGAYETSEALAPRVLQRKAPLPANVVLPLPSVLPLEPDGADAMP comes from the coding sequence ATGGAACAAGTCAGTCTCATGGAGTTGGGCAAGCTGGCCGCGGAAGGCCAGCTTGAAGCGGAAGTTTTTGCCCAGATTGCCCAGTGCGCGCAGAAGATGACCAAGGGCAACAAGCCGTATCTGGATGTGTCTTTTGCCGATGCGGAAGGGACAATGGGACTGAAGGTGTGGGAGGATAAACCCTGGTTCCGGACGCTCGCTTCCCTGCCCCTCCGCAGTTTCGTGAGCCTGCGCGGCCAATGGGCCAAGGGAGGGTTCGGCATGGAAGTTTCCGATCTGGACGTGCGGTTGCTGGACGAACGGGAAAAGGAAAGCTTTCTGGCCGGTTCCGGAACCTTGAAGAAAAAGCAGGAAGCTGATCTGAAGGAAATTTGCGTACTCATCAAGGGCATGAATGATCCGCGCATACGCGCCCTGTGCATTGAATTCATTGAGCAGTTCGGGGAACGCCTCCAGCGCGCCGCCGCCGCCCGCACCTACCATCACGCCCGCCGTGGCGGACTGGTGGAGCACGTAGCGGGGATGATGCGCACGGCCTCTGCCGTCTGCCAGGCAAATCCGGGCCTGAACCGTGATCTTCTGCTGGCCGGGTGTCTGTTTCACGACTGCGGGAAGTTGTGGGAAAATTGCTACCCGAAGGAGGATTTTACGATGCCCTATTCGGAGGCCGGAGAACTGCTGGGCCATATTCCGCTGGGCATTGAACTGGTCAACAATTTGTGGAAGCGCATCATGTCCCTTCCGGAAGCGGATTCCTGGAAGACGCTGGACCCTCCTTCCCCGGACGTGCGCATGCACCTGCTGCACCTGATTGCGTCCCACCACGGGGAACTTGCCTTCGGCTCCCCCGTGTTTCCCAAAACGCCGGAAGCGGTGGCCCTGCATTACATCGACAATCTGGACGCCAAGCTGGAAATGTTCCGCGGAGCTTATGAGACAAGCGAGGCCCTGGCTCCCAGAGTGCTCCAGCGCAAGGCCCCCCTGCCTGCCAACGTTGTTCTTCCGCTGCCTTCCGTCCTCCCGCTGGAGCCGGATGGTGCGGATGCCATGCCGTAA
- the argH gene encoding argininosuccinate lyase, whose protein sequence is MWKGRFSKPTADLVQRYGESVSYDWRLFRQDIAGSIAHARAQLKAGLLSQEEFNAIESGLKDILKDIEAGNFSWSRELEDVHMNIESELTRRIGAPGAKLHTARSRNDQVATDTRLYCRAEIDEILGKVRHLQRALVMKAKEYADAMMPGYTHLQRAQPVTMGHHLLAYVEMLDRDADRLKDCRRRLNVSPLGSGAIAGSTICLDRHGIAVELGFDAVTENSMDAIADRDYIMEILFDLAVVGAHLSRMSEDVILWCTAEFGFASLSDAHTTGSSLMPQKKNPDVAELTRGKTGRLYGNLTAVMVAVKGLPLTYNRDLQEDKEPLFDSIDTVKLALDVNAEMIAAMTVNTARAREAASDPMLLATDLADYLVRRGVPFRKAHELVGKAVAMSISTGTPLNKLSDEQFASISNAYGTDARDVFELTKAFAQRTNPGAPNSDNTRRRIAYWEGILSK, encoded by the coding sequence ATGTGGAAAGGCAGATTTTCTAAACCCACCGCTGATCTGGTTCAACGCTACGGCGAATCCGTCTCCTACGACTGGAGGCTTTTCCGCCAGGACATTGCCGGATCCATCGCCCATGCGCGGGCCCAGCTCAAGGCTGGCCTGCTTTCGCAGGAAGAATTCAACGCCATTGAATCCGGCCTGAAAGACATCCTGAAAGACATTGAAGCAGGCAACTTCTCGTGGAGCCGGGAACTGGAGGACGTGCACATGAACATTGAAAGCGAACTCACCCGGCGCATCGGCGCTCCGGGCGCCAAGCTGCATACCGCACGCTCCCGCAATGACCAGGTAGCTACGGACACGCGGCTTTACTGCCGGGCGGAAATCGATGAAATTCTGGGAAAAGTGCGCCATCTGCAGCGCGCGCTGGTCATGAAGGCGAAGGAATACGCGGATGCCATGATGCCGGGCTATACTCACCTGCAGCGCGCCCAGCCCGTCACCATGGGCCATCACCTGCTGGCTTACGTGGAAATGCTGGACCGGGATGCGGACCGCCTCAAGGACTGCCGCAGGCGCCTGAACGTCTCCCCGCTCGGTTCCGGAGCCATCGCCGGTTCCACCATCTGCCTGGACCGCCACGGAATTGCCGTGGAACTGGGTTTTGACGCAGTTACAGAAAACTCCATGGATGCGATTGCCGACCGGGATTACATCATGGAAATCCTTTTTGACCTGGCCGTGGTCGGAGCCCATCTCTCCCGCATGAGCGAGGACGTCATCCTGTGGTGCACGGCGGAATTCGGCTTCGCTTCCTTGTCCGACGCCCATACGACAGGTTCATCCCTGATGCCCCAGAAAAAAAATCCGGACGTCGCGGAACTCACACGCGGAAAAACGGGGCGGCTGTACGGTAACCTCACCGCCGTTATGGTGGCTGTCAAAGGGCTTCCCCTGACTTACAACCGCGACCTCCAGGAAGACAAGGAACCCCTGTTCGATTCCATTGATACGGTTAAACTGGCCCTGGACGTCAATGCGGAAATGATAGCCGCCATGACGGTGAACACGGCCAGGGCCAGGGAAGCGGCGTCCGACCCCATGCTGCTGGCCACGGACCTGGCGGATTATCTGGTGCGCCGCGGGGTCCCCTTCCGGAAGGCCCATGAGCTGGTCGGGAAGGCAGTCGCCATGAGCATCTCCACGGGTACGCCGCTCAACAAGCTGAGCGACGAACAATTCGCCTCCATTTCAAATGCATATGGAACAGACGCGCGCGACGTATTTGAATTGACAAAAGCCTTCGCCCAGCGTACCAACCCGGGGGCTCCCAATTCCGACAACACCCGCCGCCGCATCGCCTACTGGGAAGGCATCCTTTCCAAGTAA
- a CDS encoding SulP family inorganic anion transporter, translating into MFKPALLSSLKTYTKQTFLADLFAGLTVGVVAIPLAMAFAIACGLSPTQGLITAIVAGFLISLFSGSKYQIGGPTGAFVIIIMGVLEQYHASGLLVCTLMAGLFLIIFGFCRMGALIRFIPFPVTTGFTSGIAVVIFSTQIKDIFGLTITEKIPGEFIEKWACYFHYFHTINWAALGLAAGTVIITLLSRRFWPRIPAMLVGMLGMTAVSVAFSLPVTTIGQAFGSLPNTLPLPSLPSIDWSTLGALTAPAFTIALLAAIESLLSASVADGMTGGRHKPNMELIAQGIGNIGSALFGGIPATGAIARTATNIKAGAKSPVSGMIHALTLLAILMAFAHYAQQIPLAVLAGILTVVCYNMSEIHTFSRLLKGPRQDAAVLVITFLLTVFVDLVVAVEVGVVLAALLFMGRMAQISDVSAIKNELLENDEEDDGNRSAAKLDIPEGVEVFDVKGPFFFGAVEQFKDQVLETLEHDTKVVILRMRLVPALDATGLNVLSDFCHQCREHGSTLLVCGVQPQPLDVIRHAPFYRELKRYNICENIDAALNRACKIINGPAPKHL; encoded by the coding sequence ATGTTCAAACCTGCTCTTCTTTCCTCTCTCAAAACTTATACCAAACAAACCTTTCTGGCGGACCTTTTTGCGGGACTGACCGTCGGTGTAGTAGCCATTCCGCTGGCCATGGCCTTTGCCATCGCATGCGGACTCTCCCCAACCCAGGGCCTCATCACCGCCATTGTGGCCGGGTTCCTCATCTCCCTGTTCAGCGGAAGCAAATATCAAATAGGCGGCCCCACCGGAGCCTTCGTGATCATTATCATGGGCGTCCTGGAGCAATACCACGCATCCGGTCTGCTGGTCTGCACATTGATGGCGGGCCTCTTCCTCATCATCTTTGGGTTCTGCCGCATGGGGGCGCTCATCCGCTTTATTCCATTCCCTGTCACCACAGGGTTCACCTCCGGCATCGCCGTGGTAATCTTTTCCACGCAAATTAAAGACATCTTCGGCCTCACCATCACGGAAAAAATTCCCGGAGAGTTCATTGAAAAATGGGCGTGTTACTTCCATTACTTCCACACCATCAACTGGGCGGCGCTGGGGCTGGCCGCCGGCACCGTAATCATTACCCTGCTGAGCCGCCGCTTCTGGCCCAGAATACCGGCCATGCTAGTGGGCATGCTGGGCATGACGGCCGTTTCCGTGGCGTTTTCGTTGCCTGTGACAACCATCGGGCAAGCCTTCGGCAGCCTCCCGAATACACTCCCCCTGCCCTCCCTGCCCAGCATTGACTGGAGTACCCTGGGGGCGCTGACGGCCCCTGCTTTCACCATCGCGCTGCTGGCGGCGATCGAATCCCTGTTAAGCGCCTCCGTGGCGGACGGCATGACCGGAGGGCGCCACAAGCCCAACATGGAGCTGATTGCACAAGGCATCGGCAACATCGGCTCCGCCCTGTTTGGCGGCATTCCGGCCACCGGAGCCATTGCCCGCACCGCCACTAACATCAAGGCTGGAGCTAAAAGCCCGGTTTCCGGCATGATTCACGCCCTGACCCTGCTAGCCATTCTGATGGCCTTTGCCCACTATGCCCAGCAGATTCCCCTGGCTGTCCTGGCGGGCATTCTGACGGTAGTGTGCTACAACATGAGTGAAATACACACGTTCAGCCGTCTGCTGAAAGGGCCCAGGCAGGATGCGGCGGTGCTGGTAATCACCTTCCTGCTGACCGTGTTTGTGGACCTCGTTGTAGCCGTGGAAGTAGGCGTGGTGCTGGCCGCCCTGCTCTTCATGGGCCGCATGGCCCAAATCAGCGATGTTTCCGCCATCAAAAACGAACTGCTGGAAAATGATGAGGAAGATGATGGAAACCGCTCTGCCGCCAAGCTGGACATCCCGGAAGGTGTGGAAGTTTTCGACGTGAAAGGTCCCTTCTTCTTCGGTGCCGTGGAGCAATTCAAGGACCAGGTGCTGGAAACGCTGGAACATGATACCAAGGTGGTTATCCTGCGCATGCGCCTGGTTCCCGCGCTGGACGCCACCGGCCTGAACGTCCTTTCCGACTTCTGCCACCAGTGCCGGGAACACGGTTCCACCCTGCTGGTTTGCGGCGTGCAGCCCCAGCCTCTGGACGTCATCCGCCACGCGCCCTTTTACCGGGAGCTGAAACGCTACAATATCTGCGAGAATATTGACGCCGCCCTGAACCGGGCCTGCAAAATCATCAACGGCCCTGCGCCCAAACACCTGTAA
- a CDS encoding deoxyribonuclease IV, translating into MPYIGCHLSSAKGYEAMGRVALSIGANTFQFFTRNPRGSKAKAIDEQDIARFLELARNNGFGTLLAHAPYTLNPCSADPSVARFAAQVLKEDLELMEHLPGNLYNFHPGCHVGQGVEKGIELVADQLNDVLSPEQKTIVLLETMSGKGSEVGRTFEELAAIMERVDLKDKLGVCLDTCHVYSAGYDIVNRLDSVLEHFDAVLGLERLRAIHLNDSMTPFSSFKDRHETIGKGSLGEQAFINIINHPVLRELPFFLETPRDDAGHGEEITWLKEHYRN; encoded by the coding sequence ATGCCATACATCGGATGCCACCTCTCCTCCGCAAAAGGCTATGAAGCCATGGGCCGGGTTGCCCTCTCCATCGGCGCCAATACTTTTCAGTTCTTTACCCGCAATCCGCGGGGGAGCAAAGCCAAAGCTATTGACGAACAGGATATTGCCCGTTTTCTGGAATTAGCGCGAAATAACGGATTCGGCACGCTGCTGGCACACGCCCCCTACACGTTGAACCCCTGTTCCGCAGACCCCAGTGTCGCCCGTTTTGCGGCCCAGGTACTGAAAGAGGATCTGGAACTCATGGAACATCTGCCGGGGAATCTTTATAACTTCCATCCCGGCTGCCACGTAGGGCAGGGAGTGGAAAAAGGCATTGAACTGGTGGCGGATCAATTAAACGACGTGCTTTCGCCGGAACAAAAGACCATTGTTTTGCTGGAAACCATGTCCGGCAAGGGAAGCGAAGTCGGCCGGACCTTTGAAGAACTGGCCGCCATCATGGAGCGGGTGGACCTGAAGGACAAACTTGGCGTATGCCTGGATACCTGCCATGTCTATTCCGCCGGATATGATATCGTCAACAGGCTGGATTCCGTACTGGAACATTTTGATGCCGTGCTGGGTCTGGAACGCCTGCGCGCCATCCATCTGAATGACAGCATGACACCCTTTTCCTCCTTCAAGGACCGCCATGAAACCATCGGCAAGGGTTCCCTGGGAGAACAGGCCTTCATCAACATCATCAACCATCCCGTTCTGCGGGAATTGCCCTTTTTCCTGGAAACGCCCAGGGACGACGCCGGGCACGGCGAAGAAATAACGTGGCTGAAGGAACATTACCGCAACTGA
- the nrdR gene encoding transcriptional regulator NrdR: MRCVQCGHLEDKVIDSRMSKDGTTIRRRRVCLRCDYRYTTYEQIERTELRVVKRDNLREALNREKILRGLVKACEKRPVSMDRLDRAVEEIISELHRDHLREVPSSEIGKKVIEKLYAIDPVAYIRYVSVYRQFSNVEEFIQEITQMRHQTLIDPLQRKLPIL, encoded by the coding sequence ATGAGATGCGTTCAGTGCGGTCATTTGGAAGATAAGGTCATCGACTCCCGTATGTCCAAAGACGGGACGACCATTCGCCGCCGCCGCGTGTGTTTGAGGTGCGATTACCGTTATACGACCTATGAGCAGATTGAACGCACGGAGTTGCGCGTAGTCAAAAGGGATAATCTGAGAGAAGCCCTGAATCGTGAAAAGATTTTACGCGGCCTGGTAAAGGCGTGTGAAAAAAGGCCCGTCAGCATGGATCGCCTGGACCGCGCCGTGGAAGAGATCATTTCCGAATTGCACCGCGACCATTTGCGCGAAGTCCCTTCCAGCGAGATTGGCAAGAAGGTGATTGAAAAATTGTATGCCATAGATCCCGTGGCTTATATCCGCTATGTGTCCGTGTACCGCCAGTTTTCCAATGTGGAGGAGTTTATCCAGGAGATTACGCAGATGCGCCACCAGACGCTTATTGATCCCCTGCAGCGCAAGCTTCCCATTCTTTAA
- a CDS encoding alpha-L-fucosidase translates to MNLNQLIKAAVLGGALCTACFAGAGPKGCLTPLKPVPSAEQLEWHDMEMYAFVHFTINTFTGKEWGYGDEKPELFHPSDFDADDLVRTLADAGFKGVVLTCKHHDGFCLWPTKTTLHSVAASPWKQGKGDVVKEVSRACGKYGVRFGVYLSPWDRNAASYGTPDYIRMYRQQLKELATGYGSIFLAWFDGANGGDGYYGGARERRSIDRSAYYDWKATWGELKKRQPGAVIFSDVGPDVRWVGNESGYAGYPCWATYTPVPLQAGTEPAPGTVRYRLGTEGTMDGKYWIPAEVDVSIRPGWFWHEHENSRVRTPENLLKLYFDSVGRGANLNLNVPPDRRGRIHEEDKKSLAGFRVLLDELYSRNFASGAQAESSSSWKGHGAEQVLDRKRTTYWVAAPEDKHPCVVLKLPEPAAFDVIRLAEPIQLGQRVRKFRVEVRENGQWSKWTEGASIGARVLLKGRPVTADGVRVVLEQSRAVPALCEVSLWKYPVILNAPAVNYDRNGRVTLASAENVVIRYTTDGTEPGPQSAMYRNPFFLPAGGTVKAAAEYRGRKSSVTTQIIPVPTRDWKVVAGERSAAAPELAIDGDSSTLWHTHAAQGELAPPQALEIDMGRPVNVAAVIYTPRRDSSTGTVDRYAVYLSMDGNTWGAPAAEGEFSNIRANPVPQRIDLKAPVKARYLRFVGKRVVEGSHVAVAELGVLGK, encoded by the coding sequence ATGAATTTAAACCAGTTGATTAAGGCGGCCGTATTGGGAGGGGCCCTGTGCACGGCCTGTTTTGCAGGAGCCGGGCCGAAGGGCTGTTTAACGCCGTTAAAGCCTGTTCCTTCCGCGGAGCAGCTTGAATGGCATGACATGGAGATGTATGCCTTTGTCCATTTTACGATTAATACCTTTACTGGAAAAGAGTGGGGCTATGGAGACGAAAAGCCGGAGCTGTTTCATCCTTCCGATTTCGATGCGGATGATCTTGTCAGGACGCTGGCGGACGCCGGGTTCAAAGGGGTGGTGCTGACCTGCAAGCATCATGACGGTTTTTGCCTGTGGCCCACAAAGACGACCCTCCATAGTGTAGCGGCTTCTCCGTGGAAGCAGGGGAAGGGCGATGTGGTGAAGGAGGTGTCCCGCGCGTGCGGAAAGTATGGCGTCAGGTTCGGTGTTTATCTGTCTCCGTGGGACCGCAATGCCGCCTCTTACGGAACGCCGGATTATATCCGGATGTACCGTCAGCAGTTGAAAGAGCTGGCGACGGGATACGGTTCCATTTTCCTGGCTTGGTTTGACGGAGCGAACGGAGGGGATGGGTATTACGGAGGAGCGCGGGAAAGGCGTTCTATCGACCGGAGCGCGTATTACGACTGGAAGGCAACTTGGGGTGAGTTGAAGAAACGGCAGCCCGGAGCCGTCATCTTTTCCGACGTAGGGCCGGATGTCCGCTGGGTAGGCAATGAAAGCGGCTATGCGGGTTATCCCTGCTGGGCCACATACACCCCCGTTCCGCTGCAAGCCGGGACGGAACCCGCGCCCGGCACCGTGCGCTACCGGCTGGGCACGGAAGGCACCATGGACGGCAAGTACTGGATTCCTGCGGAGGTGGATGTTTCCATTCGTCCGGGCTGGTTCTGGCATGAGCATGAAAATTCCCGCGTCCGGACGCCGGAAAATCTGCTGAAGTTGTATTTTGACAGCGTAGGCAGAGGGGCCAATTTGAATTTGAATGTGCCGCCGGACCGCCGCGGCCGCATTCATGAAGAGGATAAAAAGTCTCTGGCGGGCTTCCGTGTGCTGCTGGATGAGTTGTATTCCCGCAACTTCGCCTCCGGTGCACAGGCTGAGTCCTCCTCTTCTTGGAAGGGGCACGGTGCGGAACAGGTTCTGGACCGGAAACGGACGACGTACTGGGTGGCCGCTCCGGAAGATAAGCATCCCTGCGTGGTATTGAAATTGCCGGAGCCCGCGGCGTTTGACGTCATCCGGCTGGCAGAGCCCATCCAACTGGGGCAGAGGGTGCGCAAATTCCGTGTGGAGGTGCGTGAGAACGGCCAGTGGAGCAAGTGGACGGAGGGGGCCAGCATAGGGGCCAGAGTTCTTCTGAAAGGAAGGCCCGTGACGGCGGATGGAGTGCGCGTGGTGCTGGAACAATCCCGGGCCGTTCCGGCCCTGTGCGAGGTTTCTTTATGGAAGTATCCCGTCATCCTGAATGCTCCGGCGGTGAATTATGACCGCAATGGACGGGTGACCCTGGCTTCCGCGGAGAACGTAGTGATCAGGTACACCACGGATGGAACGGAACCCGGTCCGCAGTCCGCCATGTACAGGAATCCTTTCTTTCTCCCTGCCGGGGGGACGGTGAAAGCGGCGGCCGAATATCGCGGCAGAAAATCTTCCGTAACCACTCAGATTATTCCTGTCCCCACGCGGGACTGGAAAGTGGTGGCCGGGGAAAGAAGCGCCGCCGCTCCGGAACTGGCTATTGACGGAGATTCTTCCACCCTCTGGCATACGCATGCCGCCCAGGGAGAGCTGGCGCCTCCGCAGGCGCTGGAGATCGACATGGGGCGTCCGGTTAACGTTGCCGCCGTTATCTATACGCCGCGCAGGGATTCCTCAACGGGAACGGTTGACCGCTATGCCGTCTATTTGAGCATGGATGGGAACACATGGGGGGCTCCCGCTGCGGAGGGGGAGTTCTCTAATATCCGCGCCAATCCCGTTCCGCAGCGGATTGACCTGAAAGCGCCTGTCAAAGCACGTTATCTGCGTTTTGTAGGCAAGCGGGTGGTGGAAGGCAGCCATGTTGCCGTTGCCGAGCTGGGCGTATTGGGAAAATAA
- the eno gene encoding phosphopyruvate hydratase, producing MKEMRIAKITGREILDSRGNPTIEADVYLEGGAVGTAGVPSGASTGEHEAWELRDGDTTRYQGKGVTKAVDNIRNVIAPALIGLEATEQTTADALMNSLDGTFNKAKLGANAILGVSLALAKAAAAQLHQPLYRYLGGPNAKVLPVPMMNIINGGAHSDAPIDFQEFMIVPSGAPTFREALRYGAEVFHALKSVLHDRGLSTAVGDEGGFAPKLNSAEDALDCIAQAVDKAGYRFGEDISIALDVASSEFYEPESGLYVFKKSDGSRRTAAELTDYYVELKKKYPIVSIEDGCAENDWDGWKILTEKLGKSTQLVGDDLFVTNVEFLRKGIHLGVGNSILVKVNQIGSLTETLDAVELAMGNRYTAVISHRSGETEDATIADIAVGTNAGQIKTGSLSRSDRMAKYNRLLRIEEELGESARYGNGFGLF from the coding sequence ATGAAAGAAATGCGCATCGCGAAAATAACAGGGCGTGAAATTCTGGATTCACGCGGCAACCCCACCATTGAGGCGGACGTTTATCTGGAAGGAGGCGCCGTAGGCACGGCGGGCGTCCCCAGCGGAGCTTCCACCGGGGAACATGAAGCCTGGGAACTCAGGGATGGCGACACAACCCGCTACCAGGGTAAGGGAGTCACCAAGGCCGTAGACAACATCCGTAACGTCATTGCTCCGGCCCTGATCGGTCTGGAAGCCACGGAACAAACCACGGCGGATGCCCTCATGAATTCCCTGGACGGCACATTCAACAAGGCCAAACTGGGGGCCAACGCCATTCTGGGTGTTTCCCTGGCGCTTGCCAAGGCGGCGGCGGCCCAGCTGCATCAGCCCCTGTACCGCTACCTGGGCGGCCCGAACGCCAAGGTCCTTCCCGTTCCGATGATGAACATCATCAACGGAGGCGCCCACTCCGACGCGCCTATTGATTTCCAGGAATTCATGATCGTCCCGTCCGGCGCTCCCACCTTCCGGGAAGCTCTACGTTATGGCGCGGAAGTTTTCCATGCGCTGAAATCCGTTCTTCATGACCGCGGCCTCTCCACCGCCGTGGGCGACGAAGGCGGCTTCGCCCCCAAGCTGAACTCTGCGGAAGACGCCCTGGATTGCATCGCCCAGGCGGTGGACAAGGCCGGTTACCGGTTCGGGGAGGACATTTCCATTGCCCTGGACGTGGCTTCCTCCGAATTTTATGAACCGGAATCCGGGCTGTATGTTTTCAAGAAATCCGACGGCAGCCGCAGAACCGCCGCAGAGCTGACGGACTACTATGTGGAACTGAAGAAAAAATATCCCATCGTCTCCATCGAAGACGGCTGTGCGGAAAACGACTGGGACGGATGGAAAATCCTGACGGAAAAACTTGGCAAAAGCACTCAGCTTGTCGGAGATGACCTCTTTGTCACCAACGTGGAATTCCTCAGAAAAGGCATCCATCTGGGCGTGGGGAACTCCATCCTGGTGAAGGTCAATCAAATCGGCTCGCTGACGGAAACGCTGGACGCCGTGGAGCTGGCCATGGGCAACCGCTATACCGCCGTTATTTCCCACCGTTCCGGAGAAACGGAGGACGCCACCATCGCGGACATTGCCGTAGGAACCAACGCCGGACAAATCAAAACCGGCTCTTTGAGCCGTTCCGACCGTATGGCCAAATATAACCGCCTTCTCCGGATTGAAGAAGAACTGGGAGAATCCGCCCGCTACGGCAACGGATTCGGCCTGTTCTGA
- a CDS encoding SWIM zinc finger family protein, whose translation MDDEMPLKREDLRKRAEEKAAELAAEGMELRPITVSGRTLAKRFWGKEWMKSLSACEVYGMRLAPGRTYLRYGCVLDLKTVPGRIDALVMGEHLYEVCIQVSPPDEEALARLRARCAGQIGSWIDLLKGNLSPELLEILCAPEGGLFPAPEEWRFSCSCPDWADLCKHAAAVLYAFGVMLDKQPELLFTLRGMDSSVLIPKAPEPVPGGEDALDVDSSSLSDIFGISLD comes from the coding sequence ATGGATGATGAAATGCCTCTGAAACGGGAAGATTTGCGGAAACGCGCGGAGGAAAAGGCGGCGGAACTGGCTGCAGAGGGGATGGAACTGCGCCCCATAACGGTTTCCGGGCGTACCCTGGCGAAAAGGTTCTGGGGGAAGGAATGGATGAAGAGCCTGTCTGCGTGCGAGGTGTACGGGATGCGGCTGGCCCCCGGCCGGACCTACCTGCGCTATGGCTGTGTTCTGGACCTTAAAACGGTTCCCGGCCGCATCGATGCTCTGGTGATGGGTGAACATTTGTATGAGGTTTGCATCCAGGTCTCCCCCCCGGATGAAGAGGCGCTTGCCCGGCTGCGCGCACGATGCGCCGGGCAGATTGGTTCCTGGATTGATCTGCTGAAAGGGAATTTGTCTCCCGAGCTGCTGGAAATCCTGTGCGCTCCGGAAGGCGGCCTGTTTCCCGCGCCGGAAGAGTGGCGTTTTTCCTGTTCCTGTCCGGATTGGGCGGATTTGTGCAAGCATGCGGCCGCAGTCCTGTACGCTTTCGGCGTGATGCTGGATAAGCAGCCGGAGTTGTTGTTCACCCTGCGCGGAATGGATTCCTCCGTTTTGATTCCGAAAGCTCCGGAACCCGTTCCCGGAGGAGAAGACGCACTGGATGTGGATTCCAGTTCCCTTTCGGATATATTCGGCATCAGCCTGGATTGA